TTGATGGCTATGGTGGTTATCATGCTCTCAAACCCAAAGTGGAACTCGTTGGATGTTGGGCCCATGCACGTCGCAAGTTTTTCGATGCGGTTCAAACGTTGCCTGACGATCGTGATTCAACGACATCTGCGGCAAAAAAAGGGCTGAATGCCATCGACGAGCTCTACCGCATTGAAAGAGAGATTCAAAATGAGTATAAAACGCCCGAAGAGTTCTACGAAGCTCGAAAAGAGCGAATCGAGCCCCCTCTTGAGGCTTTTTCAGCATGGGTTGAGTCTATGAAGCCAAAAATTCTATCCAAATCACTCTTGGGTAAAGCCGTGATTTATGCCAGCAATCAAATGGAGCATCTACGAACATTCTTAAAAGACGGTCGATTAGCGATTGATAACAATCGCGCAGAGCGCAGTATTAAACCATTCGTTATTGGGAGAAAGAACTGGATTTTCTCCAATACACCGCGAGGTGCAAAAAGCAGCAGCATCATTTACAGTATGATTGAAACTGCAAAAGAGAACCAATTGAAGCCCCAGGCATATTTGAACTACCTGTTTGAGAACCTCCCCTCCAGCAAACAATCTGAGATGGAACAGTTCCTTCCGTGGTCAGACTCTTTACCCCGGATGATATTCGTATCATTAAAAATCGATAACCCAAGTATAGAAAATCCGCATCTACATTGATAGGTGCGGATTTTTGACGCTTACTAACATGGGCTGATTTAGCAAAAAAAACTGACGATAAATACTTGGATTTTAATGAGAGTGACATCCTGTTAAGTGAGTTAAGAAAGCTCTCTGTATCAAACTTGAATTATTCAATTTTATTACTCGCATTAACTACTGGTTTAAGGTATGGCGAATTAGTCGGCTTAACATGGGATGATTTTACTTTCGATTATCCTAGCTTTGAAAACGGGATGATAGAAGTTAATAAAACATGGGGTTATATGAAAAAATCAGAGAAAGGATTCGGTAAAACAAAGAATCCTCAGTCTCTCAGAAAAGTCTCCGTAGATAAAGTCACTATGGAACATTTCTATCAATTGAAGGTATCAGCTATTGAAAATGAACATGGGCTAGTATTCTTTAGTCCTTCATCAAAGTACAATGTTATTAGTAACACAGCTTCTAATAAACTACTCAAGAAAACACTTCAGAATTTAGGTTTAAAAGTCGTTTCTATGCATGGTTTAAGACACACCCATGCTAGCGTATTACTTTATAAAAAAATCTCTCTATACTACGTTAGTGAGCGTTTAGGACATGGTGATATACAGACAACTTCGAAAGAATATACCCATGTACTATCAGAATTGAGAATTGAAGATCAGGATCAAGCTAGGAAGATATTTTCAGGAGATAATTAAAGCCCATTAAGAGTTTATGTGTAGAAAATGTGTAGAATCATATTTATTTCTATCGTTTTCTTCCATAATTAATAATTTCGAATAAAAGAAAAAAACGTTGATATATCAACGTTTAGAATGATTTAGAACTATTTAAAAGTAACTTATCTTAACTATGTGGTACCGGTGGTCGGGGTCGAACCGACACTCCCGTGAAGGAACGGGATTTTGAGTCCCGCGCGTCTACCAATTCCGCCACACCGGCAAAACGTATAAATAAAAAATGGAGGCGGCAACCGGATTCGAACCGGTGAATAGAGGTTTTGCAGACCTCTGCCTTACCACTTGGCTATGCCGCCCTGAAAAATGGAGCGGGAAACGGGATTCGAACCCGCGACCCCCACCTTGGCAAGGTGGTGCTCTACCACTGAGCTATTCCCGCAAATATTGGCAGGGGTAGCAGGATTCGAACCTGCGGTACACGGGATCAAAACCCGATGCCTTACCGCTTGGCTATACCCCTATAATAACAAGAATAAAAGCTAATCATGGGGCGGCTGATGGGAATTGAACCCACGAGTGCCGGAATCACAATCCGGTGCGTTAACCACTTCGCCACAACCGCCACAAACAATCACTTCTGTATTATAGCATAAAAAATGGTGGAGGGGGAGGGATTCGAACCCCCGAACCCGTAGGGAGCGGATTTACAGTCCGCCGCGTTTAGCCACTTCGCTACCCCTCCGGAAAAAATGGTGCTGGCCAGAGGACTTGAACCCCCAACCTACTGATTACAAGTCAGTTGCTCTACCAATTGAGCTAGGCCAGCACATGGTGGCTCGGGACGGAATCGAACCGCCGACACACGGATTTTCAGTCCGTTGCTCTACCGACTGAGCTACCGAGCCTTATTAAAATGGCGGTCCCGACCGGGATCGAACCGGCGATCTCCTGCGTGACAGGCAGGCATGTTAACCGCTACACCACGGGACCTTGATAAACGTTCAAATAAAGTATGTACAAACGTTTGAAATTAAAATTGGTTGCGGGGGGCGGATTTGAACCACCGACCTTTGGGTTATGAGCCCAACGAGCTACCAGACTGCTCCACCCCGCGGCAATAAAAAAGAATCTTGTATTGATCTTGCTTCATGAGAGACGACTGTTTCTTCCGTTCCTCATTCTTGCGGTACTTCGAAACAACTCACTGTCGTTCGTTGCTCCACCCCGCGGCAATAGAAATAAAACTGTGTTAAGAGTAAATGGTGGAGGATGACGGGCTCGAACCGCCGACCCCCTGCTTGTAAGGCAGATGCTCTCCCAACTGAGCTAATCCTCCACATATGTTGGTGACCCGTACGGGATTCGAACCCGTGTTACCGCCGTGAAAGGGCGGTGTCTTAACCACTTGACCAACGGGCCAAAAAAATGGCGGAGTGCGAGGGATTCGAACCCTCGATACGGGTTAAAACCGTATACACGATTTCCAATCGTGCTCCTTAAGCCGCTCGGACAGCACTCCGTAATGGCTCCACAGGTAGGATTCGAACCTACGACCGATCGGTTAACAGCCGATAGCTCTACCACTGAGCTACTGTGGAATAATGATGCCTGGCGACGTCCTACTTTCACAGGGGGACAGCCCCCAACTATCATCGGCGCTGAAGAGCTTAACTTCCGTGTTCGGCATGGGAACGGGTGTGACCTCTTCGCTGTCGCCACCAGACTATGAAATTGAGTGTAACCACTCAAAACTGAATAACGCATATGACGGGATCATGAATCCGTGTCTGTCCTTCGTGTGTTAATAAACTTCGCTTAACCTTTGGTTAAGCCCTCGATCGATTAGTATCACTCAGCTCCACATATCGCTATGCTTCCACACGTGACCTATCTACCTCATCGTCTCTGAGGGATCTTACTCACCGAAGTGATGGGAAATCTCATCTTGAGGGGGGCTTCATGCTTAGATGCTTTCAGCACTTATCCCGTCCACACGTAGCTACCCAGCGATGCTCCTGGCGGAACAACTGGTACACCAGCGGTGTGTCCATCCCGGTCCTCTCGTACTAAGGACAGCTCCTCTCAAATTTCCTACGCCCGCGACGGATAGGGACCGAACTGTCTCACGACGTTCTGAACCCAGCTCGCGTGCCGCTTTAATGGGCGAACAGCCCAACCCTTGGGACCTACTTCAGCCCCAGGATGCGACGAGCCGACATCGAGGTGCCAAACCTCCCCGTCGATGTGGACTCTTGGGAGAGATTAGCCTGTTATCCCCAGGGTAGCTTTTATCCGTTGAGCGACGGCCCTTCCATACGGTGCCGCCGGATCACTAAGCCCGACTTTCGTCCCTGCTCGACCTGTATGTCTCGCAGTCAAGCTCCCTTATGCCTTTGCACTCTGCGAATGATTTCCAACCATTCTGAGGGAACCTTTGGGCGCCTCCGTTACTCTTTAGGAGGCGACCGCCCCAGTCAAACTGCCCACCAGACACTGTCCCTGAACCGGATCACGGTTCGAGGTTAGAATTTCAGTACAGCAAGGGTAGTATCCCACCAATGCCTCCACCGAAGCTGGCGCTCCGGTTTCCAAGGCTCCTACCTATCCTGTACAAGCTGTACCAAAATCCAATATCAAGCTGCAGTAAAGCTCCATGGGGTCTTTCCGTCCTGTCGCGGGTAACCTGCATCTTCACAGGTAATATAATTTCACCGGGTCTCTCGTTGAGACAGTGCCCAAATCGTTGCACCTTTCGTGCGGGTCGGAACTTACCCGACAAGGAATTTCGCTACCTTAGGACCGTTATAGTTACGGCCGCCGTTTACTGGGGCTTCAATTCAGAGCTTCTCCCGAAGGATAACCCCACCTCTTAACCTTCCAGCACCGGGCAGGTGTCAGCCCCTATACTTCGCCTTGCGGCTTCGCAGAGACCTGTGTTTTTGATAAACAGTCGTTTGGGCCTATTCACTGCGGCTCCCCCAGGCTGTTCACCCTGGGGAGCACTCCTTCTCCCGAAGTTACGGAGTCATTTTGCCGAGTTCCTTAACGAGAGTTCTCCCGCGCGTCTTAGAATTCTCTTCCCGCCTACCTGTGTCGGTTTGCGGTACGGGCACCTGTTTCCTCGCTAGAGGCTTTTCTTGGCAGTGTAGAATCAGGAACTTCGCTACTGTAATTTCACTCGCGATCACAGCTCAACCTTACGGTTACGGGATTTGCCTCGTAACCAGCCTCACTGCTTCGACGCACACGACCAGCGGTGCGCTTACCCTATCTTCCTGCGTCCCCCCATTGCTCAAATGGAAACGTGGTGGTACAGGAATATCAACCTGTTTGCCATCGCCTACGCTTTTCAACCTCGGCTTAGGACCCGACTAACCCTGAGCGGACGAGCCTTCCTCAGGAAACCTTAGGCTTTCGACGGAGGGGATTCCCACCCCTCTTTTCGCTACTCATACCGGCATTCTCACTTCCAGACGCTCCACATGTCCTTCCGGTCATGCTTCGCAGCCTCTGGAACGCTCCCCTACCCCGAACACCTTGCGGTGTTCAGCCATAGCTTCGGTGATACGTTTAGCCCCGGTACATTTTCGGCGCAGAGTCACTCGACCAGTGAGCTATTACGCACTCTTTCAATGATGGCTGCTTCTAAGCCAACATCCTGGTTGTCTAAGCAACTCCACATCCTTTTCCACTTAACGTATACTTGGGGACCTTAGCTGATGGTCTGGGCTGTTTCCCTCTTGACTACGGATCTTAGCACTCGCAGTCTGACTCCCGAGGATAAGTATTTGGCATTCGGAGTTTGACTGAATTCGGTAATCCTGTGGGGACCCCTAGTCCAATCAGTGCTCTACCTCCAATACTCTTCCCTCGAGGCTAGCCCTAAAGCTATTTCGGGGAGAACCAGCTATCTCCAGGTTCGATTGGCATTTCACCCCTACCCACACCTCATCCCCGCACTTTTCAACGTGCGTGGGTTCGGGCCTCCATTCAGTGTTACCTGAACTTCACCCTGGACATGGGTAGATCACCTGGTTTCGGGTCTGCAACCACGTACTTATTCGCCCTGTTCAGACTCGCTTTCGCTGCGGCTCCGCCTCTTCAGCTTAACCTTGCACGTGATCACAACTCGCCGGTTCATTCTACAAAAGGCACGCTGTCACCCATTAACGGGCTCCAACTACTTGTAGGCACACGGTTTCAAGATCTGTTTCACTCCCCTCCCGGGGTGCTTTTCACCTTTCCCTCACGGTACTGGTTCACTATCGGTCACTAGGAAGTATTTAGCCTTGGGAGATGGTCCTCCCGGATTCCGACGGGGTTTCACGTGTCCCGCCGTACTCAGGATCCACTCCGGAGGAGAGGGCGTTTCGGCTACAGGGCTGTTACCTTGTCCCGCGGGCCTTTCCAGGCCGCTTCACCTACGCTCTCTCTTTGTAACTCCAATGGAGTGTCCTACAACCCCGAAAGGCAAGCCTTTCGGTTTGGGCTGATTCCGTTTCGCTCGCCGCTACTCAGGAAATCGCATTTGCTTTCTCTTCCTCCGGGTACTAAGATGTTTCAGTTCCCCGGGTCTGCCTTCCATTACCCTATGGATTCAGGTATGGATCCCATCCCATTACGGATGGTGGGTTCCCCCATTCGGAAATCTCCGGATCAACGCTTACTTACAGCTCCCCGAAGCATATCGGTGTTCGTCCCGTCCTTCATCGGCTCCTAGTGCCAAGGTATCCACCGTGCGCCCTTTCTTGCTTAACCATTTTCCGCCTTGCGACGGACTTTCTTTTGGCGTCGTTTTAACCTTAACGTTTGAATTCAAGACACTCGGTTCCTCTCTATCTGAATAGGTTTCAAATAGTTGATTCACCGGTGATTCATGATGTTTCGTCATTTCGTTATTCAGTTTTCAAAGGTCACAAAAACCTGAAGAGTGTTTAACCCTTCAAAACTAAACAAAAAACCAGAGGCAAAAGTAAAAAGGTTGAGCTTATCTGAAAACCGGAGGTTTCCAGCAAGTCTCCTTAGAAAGGAGGTGATCCATCCGCACCTTCCGGTACGGATACCTTGTTACGACTTCACCCCAATCATCTGTCCCACCTTCGGCGGCTGGCTCCAAAAGGTTACCTCACCGACTTCGGGTGTTACAAACTCTCGTGGTGTGACGGGCGGTGTGTACAAGGCCCGGGAACGTATTCACCGCGGCATGCTGATCCGCGATTACTAGCAATTCCGGCTTCATGCAGGCGAGTTGCAGCCTGCAATCCGAACTGAGAATGGCTTTATGGGATTGGCTTCACCTCGCGGCTTCGCAACCCATTGTACCATCCATTGTAGCACGTGTGTAGCCCAGGTCATAAGGGGCATGATGATTTGACGTCATCCCCACCTTCCTCCGGTTTATCACCGGCAGTCACCTTAGAGTGCCCAACTGAATGCTGGCAACTAAGATCAGGGGTTGCGCTCGTTGCGGGACTTAACCCAACATCTCACGACACGAGCTGACGACAACCATGCACCACCTGTCACTCTGTCCCCCGAAGGGGAAAGTCCAGTCTCCTGGATGTTCAGAGGATGTCAAGACCTGGTAAGGTTCTTCGCGTTGCTTCGAATTAAACCACATGCTCCACTGCTTGTGCGGGCCCCCGTCAATTCCTTTGAGTTTCAGCCTTGCGGCCGTACTCCCCAGGCGGAGTGCTTAATGTGTTAACTTCGGCACTAAGGGTATCGAAACCCCTAACACCTAGCACTCATCGTTTACGGCGTGGACTACCAGGGTATCTAATCCTGTTTGCTCCCCACGCTTTCGCGCCTCAGCGTCAGTTGTAAGCCAGAAAGTCGCCTTCGCCACTGGTGTTCCTCCACATATCTACGCATTTCACCGCTACACGTGGAATTCCACTTTCCTCTCTTACACTCAAGTCTCCCAGTTTCCAATGACCCTCCACGGTTGAGCCGTGGGCTTTCACATCAGACTTAAGAGACCGCCTGCGCGCGCTTTACGCCCAATAATTCCGGACAACGCTTGCCCCCTACGTATTACCGCGGCTGCTGGCACGTAGTTAGCCGGGGCTTTCTCGTGAGGTACCGTCAAGGTGCCGCCTTATTCAAACGGCACTTGTTCTTCCCTCATAACAGAACTTTACGATCCGAGAACCTTCATCGTTCACGCGGCATTGCACCGTCAGGCTTTCGCCCATTGCGGATGATTCCCTACTGCTGCCTCCCGTAGGAGTCTGGGCCGTGTCTCAGTCCCAGTGTGGCCGATCACCCTCTCAGGTCGGCTACGCATCGTCGCCTTGGTGAGCCCTTACCTCACCAACTAGCTAATGCGCCGCGGGCCCATCCTGCAGTGAGAGGACGAATCCCCTCTTTTACATCGGCACCATGCGGTGCCAATGGTCATCCGGTATTAGCCTCATTTTCACGAGGTTGTCCCGGTCTGCAGGGCAGGTTGCCCACGTGTTACTCACCCGTCCGCCGCTCATTCCACTTCCGTCCACCCGAAGGCTTCAGAAAGCTTCCTGCGCTCGACTTGCATGTATTAGGCATGCCGCCAGCGTTCGTCCTGAGCCAGGATCAAACTCTCCAATAAAGTTGAGTTTGATGCGCTAGCATCATACCAGTATCGATGAAAACACTGGATTTTAATTGACGGGATATCTTATTCATATATCCCACTTTTTTTGCTTGGTTTTTGTTTAGTTTTCAAAGGTCAACATCTTGCGTCGCTGTTTTTGGCGACTTCATAATCATAGCACTCTTTCGAAATCAAAGTCAATTACTTTTTCGAAAAAGTTTTCTTAGGCGCCGCTCGTGTTCAGCGACGATTTATAATATATCACGGCTGTTTCGTTCTTTCAAGACCAAAAAGAAAAAACCCGCAAACAATTTCGCGGGTTCTGAACGGCTTACGATTTTCCACGATACATATAGCGGCGATGATAGACCTGTTTGCCTTTCGTTTCAACCTTTTGAATATCAATGACACCCTTATCTACGAGGAACTCAATCATGATCCCAAGATCAAGGGAGTATTCGCGAATCCCGACTTCACCCTTCAGCTCCTGAATGCTCCACGGTTCATCACGCTTCTCCATCAATTGAAGAAGATGACGGCTGCCGAGTTCCGTTTTACGGGACACCTCAAATTCATTGGCAATCAGAAGGAGCTCAAGACGCTTTTCAATCGCTTCGCTTCCATTCGTCAGTTCCGAATAAAGCTTATGTATTTCAGGTTCGATTTCTTTGACCTGCTGCCAGACGGTTACCTCAGGATAAAACCCGTGTTCAATCACCGACAGACGAGCCAGATGATGAAGGGCGTGAATAATATGATTATAGGCGTCCAGATAATCCCCGGAATAAAACAACGTTTTTCCGTCCGTGTAGCGGCGAATCAGCTTCGAAAACTCCACGCCGATTTTTAACAGCCGTTCTTCTTCCGGAAAATGATTCATTTTCTCCCGAAACGATTTCACATAGCCATTACGGTCAAACACAATCCGACCATTAAAAAGCCAATCCACCACGCGGCGGTTTGACATGTTTAACAGCCAGTCATTGAGCTGCCGCTCGGTCACGAGATGCATCGCCGCCTTGATTCCCTCCGATTCGTAATGTTTCACTTCCCATCCCTGCTCCCGATCCTTGAGGATCACGAACAGTACATGATCAAAATAGTCCGTATTCGCATCTTTGCGTTCCCGTTTGTCCACTTTTATGATTCCGAGTGTATTCCCGTCGGAAGTCTGGTCCTGATACAGTTCTCTTAAAAAGCTTTCCATTATATGCTTCACTCCTGCCTTTGCATGATTCGTTTTCAGGATATTCTTTCTCTAGTTTTACTGTTTCGACAAAAAATCCGAAATTCCTTTTTTATATTCAATTTCAGACAGTTCCTCCGCACTTATGCTATACTTTTTAACGTACAGGAGGGATTTACATGGCAGTGAAATATTCAAATAAAATAAACCGGATCCGCACATTTGCACTCATGATGGTATTCGGCGGCATCATTATTATGTATGTCGGACTCTTCTTTCAAACCAGCCAGCTCATCATGACGATCTTTATGCTCCTCGGTTTCCTGGCTGTCATCGGAAGCTCCGTCGTCTATTTTTGGATCGGCATGCTTTCATCACGGGCCGTCATCGTCACATGCCCGACATGCGAAAAGCAGACCAAAATCCTCGGACGGGTCGACGCCTGCATGCACTGCGATGAACCGTTGACGCTCGACAAAACACTTGAAGGAAAAGACTTCGACGAAGAGTATAACAAAGTGAAGCACTTTGAAGGTGGCCCCAAAGATCAGTGACAGCTCTCA
This genomic window from [Bacillus] selenitireducens MLS10 contains:
- a CDS encoding site-specific integrase; translation: MDFNESDILLSELRKLSVSNLNYSILLLALTTGLRYGELVGLTWDDFTFDYPSFENGMIEVNKTWGYMKKSEKGFGKTKNPQSLRKVSVDKVTMEHFYQLKVSAIENEHGLVFFSPSSKYNVISNTASNKLLKKTLQNLGLKVVSMHGLRHTHASVLLYKKISLYYVSERLGHGDIQTTSKEYTHVLSELRIEDQDQARKIFSGDN
- a CDS encoding nucleotidyltransferase-like protein, which produces MESFLRELYQDQTSDGNTLGIIKVDKRERKDANTDYFDHVLFVILKDREQGWEVKHYESEGIKAAMHLVTERQLNDWLLNMSNRRVVDWLFNGRIVFDRNGYVKSFREKMNHFPEEERLLKIGVEFSKLIRRYTDGKTLFYSGDYLDAYNHIIHALHHLARLSVIEHGFYPEVTVWQQVKEIEPEIHKLYSELTNGSEAIEKRLELLLIANEFEVSRKTELGSRHLLQLMEKRDEPWSIQELKGEVGIREYSLDLGIMIEFLVDKGVIDIQKVETKGKQVYHRRYMYRGKS
- a CDS encoding YgzB family protein, which codes for MAVKYSNKINRIRTFALMMVFGGIIIMYVGLFFQTSQLIMTIFMLLGFLAVIGSSVVYFWIGMLSSRAVIVTCPTCEKQTKILGRVDACMHCDEPLTLDKTLEGKDFDEEYNKVKHFEGGPKDQ